A DNA window from Megalobrama amblycephala isolate DHTTF-2021 linkage group LG11, ASM1881202v1, whole genome shotgun sequence contains the following coding sequences:
- the mpv17 gene encoding protein Mpv17, whose translation MAGLWRSYQVLIAKRPLTVQIITAGSLVGVGDVISQQLIERRGLANHSVRRTAKMMSIGFFFVGPVVSGWYKVLDKLVTGGTKSAALKKMLVDQVCFAPCFLGAFLGISGALNGLTVEENVVKLKRDYMDALISNYYLWPPVQIANFYFIPLHHRLAVVQIVAVAWNSYLSWKANKM comes from the exons ATGGCGGGTCTTTGGAGGTCTTATCAGGTGCTGATAGCCAAACGTCCATTGACAGTGCAGATTATAACTGCTG GCTCTCTGGTGGGTGTGGGTGATGTCATTTCCCAGCAGCTGATTGAGCGCCGTGGTCTGGCCAATCACAGCGTGAGACGCACCGCAAAGATGATGAGCATTGGCTTCTTCTTTGTC GGTCCAGTGGTCAGTGGATGGTACAAGGTGCTGGATAAACTTGTTACTGGTGGTACTAAAAGTGCAGCTCTGAAGAAAATGCTGGTTGACCAG GTGTGTTTTGCTCCGTGTTTCTTGGGTGCTTTCCTGGGAATATCTGGTGCTCTCAATGGACTGACTGTGGAGGAGAATGTGGTCAAACTCAAGAGG GACTACATGGATGCCTTGATCTCCAATTACTAT CTTTGGCCTCCAGTGCAGATTGCCAATTTTTATTTCATCCCTCTCCACCACAG ATTAGCTGTGGTTCAGATCGTGGCTGTTGCCTGGAACTCTTACCTCTCCTGGAAAGCCAATAAGATGTGA
- the uts1 gene encoding urotensin 1, with product MKPVPLVLLITSVLLTTHIPLSTCRPRDLSLMSNQLDDALLTRAGDDAMSYLVGEKLLQYLQRNVGAQKAGGVLHLQHFPTAQLRSPHEDNSLEELTEFSKRNDDPPISIDLTFHLLRNMIEMARNENQREQAELNRKYLDEVGK from the coding sequence ATGAAGCCCGTCCCTTTGGTCCTgctcattacttcagtcttacTGACCACCCACATCCCGCTGAGCACCTGTCGACCCCGCGATTTGAGCCTCATGAGCAACCAGCTAGACGACGCGCTCTTAACCAGGGCTGGAGACGACGCCATGTCGTACCTGGTGGGCGAAAAACTCCTTCAGTATTTGCAAAGAAACGTCGGAGCGCAGAAAGCAGGTGGTGTCCTGCATCTCCAGCACTTCCCCACGGCGCAGCTACGCTCTCCTCACGAGGACAACAGCTTAGAGGAGCTCACGGAGTTTTCCAAACGGAACGACGATCCTCCGATCTCCATCGACCTCACCTTCCACCTGCTGAGAAACATGATCGAAATGGCGCGGAACGAGAATCAAAGGGAACAGGCGGAACTGAACCGCAAATATCTAGATGAGGTTGGGAAGTAG